One segment of Calditrichota bacterium DNA contains the following:
- a CDS encoding dTDP-4-dehydrorhamnose 3,5-epimerase family protein, with protein MIDGVKLKRLRVIPDERGRLMEMLRADDEMFSKFGQVYMTTTYPGIIKGWHYHKLQEDNIVVVKGMLKVVLYDDRPDSPTRGEVNEFFIGEHNPVLVHVPVGVLHGWKCIGQEEAIVVNTVTEPYNYAQPDEYRLPYDSPQVPYNWDVKMG; from the coding sequence GTGATCGACGGCGTGAAGCTCAAAAGGCTGCGTGTGATTCCAGACGAACGCGGCCGCCTCATGGAGATGTTGAGGGCTGACGACGAGATGTTCTCCAAGTTCGGCCAGGTCTACATGACCACTACCTATCCCGGCATCATCAAGGGGTGGCACTACCACAAGCTCCAGGAGGACAATATCGTCGTCGTCAAAGGAATGCTCAAAGTGGTGCTTTACGACGATCGCCCAGATTCTCCCACTCGGGGCGAAGTGAATGAGTTCTTCATTGGCGAGCACAATCCGGTCCTGGTTCACGTCCCTGTCGGGGTTCTGCACGGCTGGAAGTGCATTGGCCAAGAGGAGGCGATTGTGGTGAACACGGTGACCGAGCCCTACAACTATGCCCAACCGGATGAGTACCGCCTGCCGTACGATTCGCCTCAGGTGCCGTACAATTGGGACGTCAAGATGGGCTAA
- the rfbB gene encoding dTDP-glucose 4,6-dehydratase: MTTYLVTGGAGFIGSNYVHFLLRTYDDVRVINLDKLTYAGNLNNLRDVQDDPRYRFVRGDICDRALVSQLMKGVDVVVNFAAESHVDRSIGAPDDFIKTDVFGAFVLLECAREHRVQKFIQISTDEVYGSIEQGSFTEESPLKPSSPYSASKAGADRLAHSYFVTYGLPVIITRCSNNFGPYQYPEKLIPLFVTNALDDKALPIYGDGKNVRDWIYVEDHCEAIDLLVHRGVDGETYNIGAGNEKNNLEITAIILEELAKPKELMTFVKDRPGHDRRYSVSTEKIRALGWQPRHQFREAMASTIRWYRDNRWWWEPLKSGEYLAYYRAHYQRDL; the protein is encoded by the coding sequence ATGACCACTTATTTGGTGACTGGTGGAGCTGGCTTTATCGGTAGCAACTATGTGCACTTTCTGTTGCGCACCTATGACGACGTGCGCGTCATCAACTTAGACAAACTTACCTACGCGGGTAATCTCAACAACCTACGCGATGTGCAAGATGACCCGCGCTACCGGTTCGTGAGGGGGGACATTTGCGACCGGGCCTTGGTGAGCCAGCTTATGAAAGGGGTCGACGTGGTGGTTAACTTTGCCGCCGAGAGCCACGTGGACCGCTCAATCGGTGCGCCGGACGACTTTATCAAGACCGACGTCTTTGGCGCCTTTGTACTGCTGGAGTGTGCCCGCGAGCATCGCGTGCAAAAGTTCATCCAGATCAGCACGGATGAAGTCTATGGGAGCATCGAGCAGGGGTCCTTCACGGAGGAATCGCCGCTCAAGCCGTCCAGTCCCTACTCCGCCTCCAAGGCAGGTGCGGACCGCTTGGCCCACTCTTACTTCGTCACTTATGGGCTGCCGGTGATCATCACCCGCTGTTCCAATAACTTTGGGCCCTATCAGTATCCGGAGAAACTCATCCCGCTCTTTGTCACCAACGCGCTGGACGATAAGGCGCTGCCGATCTATGGTGACGGCAAGAACGTACGGGACTGGATCTACGTTGAGGACCATTGCGAAGCGATCGACCTCCTGGTGCACCGCGGCGTTGACGGGGAGACTTACAACATCGGCGCGGGGAACGAGAAGAACAATTTGGAAATCACGGCCATCATCTTGGAGGAGCTGGCCAAGCCCAAGGAGCTGATGACCTTTGTCAAAGACCGGCCCGGCCACGATCGGCGTTATTCGGTGAGTACGGAGAAGATCCGGGCGTTGGGTTGGCAGCCGCGCCACCAGTTCCGAGAGGCGATGGCTTCCACTATCAGGTGGTATCGCGACAACCGTTGGTGGTGGGAACCCCTCAAGAGCGGGGAATATCTCGCATACTACCGGGCGCACTACCAGCGGGATCTATGA
- a CDS encoding nucleotide sugar dehydrogenase, with amino-acid sequence MQDKIADRTAKIGIVGLGYVGLPLAVEFAKKGFPVVGIDKSAAKVEKINRGENYIDDVDDNELAACVKEGKLSATTSYACVPDLDVIYICVPTPFTDNKEPDVSYIVDSATEIAKGLRKGQLVILKSTTFPETTEKVVQPILEKTGLKVGKDFHLAFSPERIDPGNKKFTTANTPTVVGGVTKRCTELACAITGQVVSQVVPVSSPRVAEMEKLLENIFRSVNIALVNELARLCDRMGGIDVWEVIEAASTKPFGFMPFYPGPGIGGHCILVDPYYLAWKAREYDFHTNFIELAAETNEDMPFYVMGMVRRVLCDRGIAFGKAKILILGVAFKRDIDDVRNSPALKVMELLVNRGAKHVAYNDPYVPKVIVDGKEFRSVKLTRQAIAGADLVLITTDHSCYDYELIVRHAKNIVDTRNATRNVKGREKKVTLLGGGRRL; translated from the coding sequence ATGCAGGACAAAATCGCAGACCGGACAGCAAAGATCGGCATCGTTGGTTTGGGGTATGTGGGACTCCCCTTAGCAGTGGAATTCGCCAAGAAGGGGTTCCCGGTGGTGGGCATTGACAAATCAGCGGCCAAAGTGGAAAAGATCAACCGCGGCGAGAACTACATCGACGACGTGGACGACAATGAGCTGGCAGCCTGCGTGAAGGAGGGCAAGCTGTCGGCGACCACCAGCTACGCGTGCGTGCCGGACTTGGACGTGATCTACATCTGCGTGCCGACGCCATTTACCGACAACAAGGAACCTGATGTGTCCTACATCGTAGATTCGGCCACGGAAATCGCCAAGGGGCTGCGGAAGGGGCAACTCGTCATCCTCAAGAGCACGACCTTTCCAGAGACGACCGAAAAGGTCGTGCAGCCGATTCTTGAGAAGACCGGGCTGAAAGTGGGAAAGGATTTCCATCTGGCCTTTTCGCCGGAACGGATCGACCCCGGCAACAAGAAGTTCACCACTGCCAATACACCCACGGTGGTCGGCGGCGTGACCAAACGGTGTACAGAGCTCGCTTGCGCCATAACCGGACAAGTTGTTTCCCAGGTGGTTCCGGTTTCCAGCCCACGTGTGGCGGAGATGGAGAAGCTGCTGGAGAACATCTTCCGCAGTGTGAACATCGCCTTGGTGAACGAGCTCGCCCGACTGTGCGACCGCATGGGCGGCATCGACGTGTGGGAGGTCATCGAGGCGGCATCAACCAAGCCGTTCGGTTTCATGCCCTTCTACCCGGGGCCGGGCATCGGCGGCCATTGCATCCTTGTCGACCCATACTATTTGGCTTGGAAGGCCAGGGAGTACGATTTTCACACCAACTTCATCGAGCTGGCTGCCGAGACCAACGAAGATATGCCGTTTTACGTCATGGGCATGGTCCGGCGGGTGCTTTGCGACCGCGGCATTGCTTTTGGTAAGGCAAAGATCCTCATTCTTGGCGTGGCCTTCAAACGCGACATTGACGACGTGCGTAACTCCCCAGCGCTCAAGGTGATGGAACTCCTGGTTAACCGCGGTGCCAAGCACGTCGCGTACAACGACCCCTACGTGCCCAAGGTGATCGTCGACGGCAAAGAGTTTCGCTCCGTAAAGCTGACCAGGCAGGCCATTGCCGGCGCGGACTTGGTGCTGATTACCACCGACCATTCGTGCTATGACTATGAGCTCATTGTCCGCCACGCCAAGAACATCGTCGACACCCGCAACGCGACGCGCAACGTGAAGGGCCGGGAGAAGAAGGTCACGCTTCTGGGAGGCGGAAGGCGGTTGTAG